The DNA window TGACCGTGCCGACCCAGCCGAAGTTTACGCCGGCGGGCTGCGTCTGCGTCCAACCGGACTCCTGAACGACGCGGACGGTATAGGTGCCAGGCTGAAGGTCCCCGAAGATGTATTCACCGTTAACGTCGGTCAGCGTGGAGGCCTCGCCGGTGTCGAGCGTTCCGTCATTGTCGGCATCAAGGTAGACGGTCCAGCCTGTGGAGCCGACTTCACTGCTGTCGAGTGTTCCGTTGGCGTTCTCGTCTTCGTAGACAATACCACTGAGACTGCCAAGGTTTTCGGCGACGTTGGTCGCCGGGCTGAGCTGGGTGAGATTGGTAAGGTTGTTGCTGAGCTTGAGTTTGTAGTTGCCGGTATCAGCCGTTCCGCCGGCGAAGACGCCGATCTCGTAGGTTGTCCCTGCCACAGCGGAGAATCGAACGAACGCGGTATTGGCGCTCAAGGCATTCTCGTCCGTGCTGATGACATTGAGCTCGCCACTTTCATAAACTTCTGCGACCAGGAGTTGCGGCACAAAGGCCGTCGTGTCGACCAGCACACTCGCTTCGCCGGTGGTGGTGGCGGTAAAGGTAAAGACGTCGAAATTGTCGCCGCCGTCGGTCTGGAAGGAATCCACACCAAGCCGCTCGGCAATACCGTCGGTGATGGTGGGGGTCGGCGTGGGTTCGGGCTCGGGTGTCGGGTCGATCGTTGTCTGCACGATCGGGACAGTGCCGAACGACAGGCAGCCCATGGATTGCAGTGCGAGGTCACCGTTGACCGTAATGTGGCCGCCACTGCCGTCATTCGGATTGCCGCGGGTATTGGTCGCCCAGGGATTGCGCAGGGACAACGTGTTGTTGGCAACGTCGGCCGAGATGATGGAATACATGTGGCCGGTAAACAGGCCGGAGGGAAGTGGTTGTTCCGAGGTCCAGTTTCGCGGGTTGCTCGTGCCGAATTCCAGTGTTTGCCCCTGTTGCAGCCGTGCGGCGATGTCGGCGACCAGTTGCGGTGCAGTGCGGTACTGCGACGGACCGATATCACCGGCATCGGTGCTGCCGAAGCCTTTAAGGGGCTCAGAGCTGTAGCCCAGATCGATCCCGTCGTAGCTACCGGGATTGTTGCTGCTGGGGCGATAGAAGCAGAACGCCTTCTCCAGCAATGCGACCCAGATCGCGCCGCTGGCCGGCTGGCGGGCGAAGATCAGGTTGCCGGAGGCGTTGACCGGAAGTTTCGCGTCGATCTGCTGTGTGTATTCCTGCCCATTCAGCATGAACCTGACGACATAGTTGCTGTTGGCCTGCGGGATGATCGACTGCGCGATGAGGCCGGGGTTGGTCCGGGCGATGTTGGAGATGACCGCCATGAAGTAGCAGTCGCCGATACCGCCTTGGATGACGTCGTCGCCCTGCGGCCCGGTGGGGGACCAGAGCGGGCTGCCGGAGAAATCGCTGTATTGAAAGAACCCCGACTCGGCGGCCAGCTGAGGGCTGATCGCAGGCTCTGCAATGGCACCGGTCGCCCCGAACGCGGCCGAGAACTTCGACTGGTACACCGGCTGCTGCGGCGCGACGACCGTTTCGTCCGGCTTGATGCCGGCGACCGCCAGCGTGAATCCGTCGGTCGGCTTGATGTTGTACTTTTTGACCTTCGCCGCACCGTAGCCGTCTTGCTGTGAGCGATACCCGTGCGAGACATCGACATAGTAAACGCCGGCGTCGAGGCGCTGCTCGACCTTGAGTGTTGCCGCCTTCCCGCTGGTCCAGCCTTCGCTGATCGGCGTGCCGTCGGCAAACAGGACCTTCAGTTCATCCTGCTGCTTCAGCTTTGAAAGGGTCAGCTTGAGGTTGATCGGTTCCGTAACCGTCACCTTGTACAGTTCATCGGTGGCATCAACGCCCACCGTTCCCTTGGCCGTCGCCTTGGACTTAACGTGAAACGATCCCAGATCGGTCGCGGCGTCGGTAAAACTTCCGCCAACGATTGCCCCGAAGTCGATGATGTCGGCGCTCAGCAGGCACCTCGACTCCATGCTCTCGATGCACGGAGTGATACCGCCTCCGAAACTGCTGGGATCTGAACCCTGAACCTGAAAACCCAATGAAGACCAGAGGCCTGTAAACATAGCCCGATTCCCGCGAAAAAGATGACAACTCGAATACGGCGTGAAAAAACGTACAACCCCACCGCGATACCAAGCTTCCCGCAAACGGCCTACAACCTGCTTCGTACCCGGCAGCCCGATACACCTGTGTAGACAGGACTCGGCAATCTGTTGAACGTTTGTGGGCGCGTAGCGGAATTGGGGCGTGTAGCCGCCATGTTGGTCGGCGACGAGCGCGGGGAGGCGGGGCGTCTGCAGGTGCCAGTACCACCGCCACCGGTATGACGGAGGGCTGGTACCGACCGTAGGCCTGACTCGCCGACGATCCGGTCGCCGGCGAGTCCACTTTCCGACCTAAGCCGTCATTTTCCGCAGATTATCCAGGCACTTCTTCACCGTCGTGATCGGCGTCTTGCTGGTTTCGTGTTCGATGATGTACCACTCGGTCCCGCCCACCGTCTGGTAGGCTTCGAGCAGCGGTTTCCAGTCGATTTTGCCTTCGCCGATCGCGGCTTCGGGGCCGCCGCCGAACTCTTTGATGTGGGTGGACTTGGTCTGCCCGGGGTACTTTTTGATCATCGCCAGCGGGTCGCCGCCGCCGCCGAGGGTATTGCCGGTGTCGATCTGATGGATGACATCCTTGCCGGCGTTGTCGTAGAAGATTTCCCACGAGGTCTTGTCGCCGAACTTCTTGAAGTCACCGCCGTGGGCGTGGTAGCCGACGAACATGCCGTGCTCTTTCAGCTTCGCGGCGATCTCGGTGAACCGCTTTCCGAGATTGGCCCAGCCTTCGGCATCCTTGGCCGACAAGCTGGGGCAGATCAGGAACGAGTTGCCCAGTTCCTTGTGCAGATCCACCGTTGATTTCAGCGCGTCGCCCTGGAGGGTGATCAGTGGCGTGTGCGTCCCGCAGCATTTCAGTCCGCTGTCGTCGAGCAGTTTCCGAAGTTCCTTCGGCTTCTTGTCCCACGCGTAATAGCCGGCAAACTCGATCCCTTCGTAGCCCATCTTGCCCACCTGCTGAATCACGCCATTGAAGTCGGTCTTGAGTTCATTCCGCAGCGAGTAGAGCTCCAGTGCGATGGGGATCTTTTTCTTCGGTGCGTCGGCGGCGCTCGCCAGGGACGGCAGCACACCGGCCAAGGCAAGTCCGGTGGCGGCAAAGGCGGAGCGACGCAGGATGTCACGGCGGGAGAGCGTGGCGTTCATTTGAGGTTCCTGAATTAGTCGGGTCACAATGTGTGGGTGGCTGTCTGGCGATATCGCGGTAACCCCGCGATGTTGACCACCGGTAACAATGTCCGGTTAACATGCGGCGGCAGACGCTGTCGGCGGTCCACCTCTGGCCCGCCACGGAGAAAACCTACACGCCCGGTCGATTCCTATGGCTGACACCACGCTTTTCGAAGGCAAGTTCATCTCTGTTGTTAAGACCGGCAACTGGGAGTTCGTTCGGCGGCGCAACCTGTCGGGGATTGTCGGCATCGTCGCCGTGACGGCCGACGACAAGCTGATCCTGATCGAGCAGTTCCGCCCGCCGGTGGGAAAGTTTGTCATCGAGCTGCCGGCCGGGCTGGCGGGAGACATCGCCGGGAGCGAGTCGGAAGACCTGTCCGTCGCCGCCCGGCGGGAACTGCTGGAAGAGACGGGGTACGAGGCCAAAACCATGAAGCTGCTGGGCGCGGGTGCCGCCTCGGCGGGGTTGAGCGACGAAATCATCACCATGTTCCTCGCCAAGGGCCTGAAGAAGACCGGCACCGGCGAAGGGGACGGGCATGAACAGATCACCACCCATGAGATACCGCTCGTCAGAGTCGAAGCCTGGCTGAAGAAACAGGTGAAGGCCGGCAAGCTGATCGACCTGAAGGTGTACGGCGGATTGCACTTTGCCAACGCGGGGCGGAAACCTTCTACCGCACCGGCCGCCAACGCCGGTCCGCGGGCCACGGTAAGCAAGTCCAAGGGGGCATCGCGGAAGAAGACGGTTCGCAAGCGATGAATGACTGCGCGAAACCCGGCGCTGTTGTGGTGCAGCCGTCCGGCTGCATTGCAGGCGGGACGCCTGCACCACAATCGCTGGGTTCCGCACCGTCATCCAGCATGACGTCGCGGCACGTCAAACGAGGAGATATCTATGATGACGTCCATTTCCGTTCGCCGACTGATCCTGTCGGGATCGATCGCATTCGGCCTGTACCACTCGGCCCAAGCCGCCGACTGGACCATGTTCCGTGGCCCGACGCGGGACGGCGTCGTCCCCGCTGGCGAGAAAGCGCCGGCGGAATGGTCTGCGAGCAAGAACGTCAAGTGGAAGACCGCGCTGCCCCGTCCGGGCAATGCCAGCCCGGTCGTCGTCGGCGGGAAGGTGTTCCTGACGCTCGCGCTGGACGACAAAGGCACGCAGCGGAGCCTTTCCTGCTTTGATCGCACGGACGGCAAGCAGTTGTGGATCAAAACCGTCATCTACGATACGCCCGAGAAAACCCACGGCACCAATCCGTACTGCGCCGCATCGCCGGCGGCGGACAAAGACGTGGTGATCGCCTGGCACGCGTCGGCAGGGCTCGTCTGTTACGACCACGACGGCAAGGAACTCTGGAAGCGCGACCTGGGGCCCATCCGCCACATCTGGGGCTGGGCGGGGTCGCCGGTCATCCACGGCGATGTGGTGTTCCTGAACGCCGGCCCCGGCGATCGGCAGTTCGTTTGCGCGATCGACAAGAAGACCGGTGCCACACTCTGGCAGACGGAAGAACCCGGCGGCGCCGAAGACAAGAGCCCGGTCACCAACGGCTGGCTGGGTTCGTGGGGTTCACCGCGGGTGGTGGATGTCGCCGGCAAGGAGCAGGTGTGGGTCTTCCAGTCCGGCGGCGTGAAGAGCTATGACCCCAGGACCGGCAAAATACTCTGGACGGTCGAGGGTGCCGGGCCGCTGGCGTACAGCGACGTGTATGTGGCGCCAGCCGCCGCGGACGGCAGCCGGCTGGGCTTGGCGATCGCTGGTTATGGCGGGGCGGGGATCGGTTTCAAGGTGACGGCCGACGGCGCGAAGCGCACCTGGCAGAACAAGGACAAGCACCCGCAGCGCATCGGCACCGGCGTCATCCTCGGCAACCGGGTGATCGTGCCGAATGAGCCCTACATCGGCTGCTACGACCTGGAAACCGGCAAGGAAGTCTGGCGACAGCAGTTCCAGGGCGCGCGGTTCTGGGGCAGCATCATCCAGCTCGGCGACAGGCTGTACGTCACCAGCCAGCAGGGCACGACCTACGTCTTCGCAGCGGACCCGACGGCGTACAAGGAAATCGCACAGAACCCGCTCGGCGAGGCCAGCAATTCAACCCCAGCCGTCAGCGACGGGCAGATGTTTCTGCGCACCGCGAAGCATTTGTGGTGCGTGGAGCAGAAGTAGGCAGTAAGCAGTACGCCGAGAAGACAAGCGAAGACTAAAGACGAAGAACGGCCGACGGGAAGCACCCGTCGGCCGTTCTTCAACCTGTGTCGTCACTGCGTACTGCTGACTGCGTACCGCCTACTTCTTCTCCGTATTTTCCCGAATAAACGCCACCGTCGCCGGCCAGGCTTCCTGGGTGGCTTTGAGGTTCGCGCCGTTCTGGCCGTCCTGCTGGCGGAGGAAGCCGTGACCGGCACCGGTGTACTTCTTGACGATGTACGTCTTGCCCGCCTTCTTGGCGGCTTCCTCGGCGGCGGGGATGGTGGCGTTCACGCGGGCGTCGTTTTCGCCGTAGTTGCCGAATACGGGGGCCTTCACCTTCTCCACCTGGTCGGCGGGCGGATTGGTGCCGTAGTAGACGACGGCGGCATTGAGCTCGGGCTGCGCCGCGGCGTAGTTGAAACTCTGGCCGCCGCCCCAGCAGAAGCCGACGGTCGCCGTCTTGCCGTTGGACGCGGGCAGCTTCATGCCGTAGGCACGGACCGCGTCGAGTTGCTTGACCACCAGTTCGGGCTTGAGACCTCGAATCGCCTGAACGACGCCGTCGCGGCTATCGAACCCGTCGGTGCCTTTGCCGTCTTTGCCCATGCCGGTAATCAGGTCGGGTGCGATCGCAATAAAGCCGTCGGCGGCCAACTGATCGGCGACGGACTTGATCCAGTCCGACAGCCCGTAGATCTCATGAATAACGATAACGACCGGCGCCTTCTCCTTC is part of the Humisphaera borealis genome and encodes:
- a CDS encoding C2 family cysteine protease, whose product is MESRCLLSADIIDFGAIVGGSFTDAATDLGSFHVKSKATAKGTVGVDATDELYKVTVTEPINLKLTLSKLKQQDELKVLFADGTPISEGWTSGKAATLKVEQRLDAGVYYVDVSHGYRSQQDGYGAAKVKKYNIKPTDGFTLAVAGIKPDETVVAPQQPVYQSKFSAAFGATGAIAEPAISPQLAAESGFFQYSDFSGSPLWSPTGPQGDDVIQGGIGDCYFMAVISNIARTNPGLIAQSIIPQANSNYVVRFMLNGQEYTQQIDAKLPVNASGNLIFARQPASGAIWVALLEKAFCFYRPSSNNPGSYDGIDLGYSSEPLKGFGSTDAGDIGPSQYRTAPQLVADIAARLQQGQTLEFGTSNPRNWTSEQPLPSGLFTGHMYSIISADVANNTLSLRNPWATNTRGNPNDGSGGHITVNGDLALQSMGCLSFGTVPIVQTTIDPTPEPEPTPTPTITDGIAERLGVDSFQTDGGDNFDVFTFTATTTGEASVLVDTTAFVPQLLVAEVYESGELNVISTDENALSANTAFVRFSAVAGTTYEIGVFAGGTADTGNYKLKLSNNLTNLTQLSPATNVAENLGSLSGIVYEDENANGTLDSSEVGSTGWTVYLDADNDGTLDTGEASTLTDVNGEYIFGDLQPGTYTVRVVQESGWTQTQPAGVNFGWVGTVTAGENTEFSPFGEVFASGTLTGFVYDDADASFTRGPSEAGLLNWIVYLDLGNNGHYVSGDPYVYTDAAGQYTFTGLESGTYIVRVYPVNGWETTEGETGWAPVAISGTVVNGGSFGQF
- a CDS encoding sugar phosphate isomerase/epimerase family protein; protein product: MNATLSRRDILRRSAFAATGLALAGVLPSLASAADAPKKKIPIALELYSLRNELKTDFNGVIQQVGKMGYEGIEFAGYYAWDKKPKELRKLLDDSGLKCCGTHTPLITLQGDALKSTVDLHKELGNSFLICPSLSAKDAEGWANLGKRFTEIAAKLKEHGMFVGYHAHGGDFKKFGDKTSWEIFYDNAGKDVIHQIDTGNTLGGGGDPLAMIKKYPGQTKSTHIKEFGGGPEAAIGEGKIDWKPLLEAYQTVGGTEWYIIEHETSKTPITTVKKCLDNLRKMTA
- a CDS encoding NUDIX hydrolase, which translates into the protein MADTTLFEGKFISVVKTGNWEFVRRRNLSGIVGIVAVTADDKLILIEQFRPPVGKFVIELPAGLAGDIAGSESEDLSVAARRELLEETGYEAKTMKLLGAGAASAGLSDEIITMFLAKGLKKTGTGEGDGHEQITTHEIPLVRVEAWLKKQVKAGKLIDLKVYGGLHFANAGRKPSTAPAANAGPRATVSKSKGASRKKTVRKR
- a CDS encoding PQQ-binding-like beta-propeller repeat protein, producing MMTSISVRRLILSGSIAFGLYHSAQAADWTMFRGPTRDGVVPAGEKAPAEWSASKNVKWKTALPRPGNASPVVVGGKVFLTLALDDKGTQRSLSCFDRTDGKQLWIKTVIYDTPEKTHGTNPYCAASPAADKDVVIAWHASAGLVCYDHDGKELWKRDLGPIRHIWGWAGSPVIHGDVVFLNAGPGDRQFVCAIDKKTGATLWQTEEPGGAEDKSPVTNGWLGSWGSPRVVDVAGKEQVWVFQSGGVKSYDPRTGKILWTVEGAGPLAYSDVYVAPAAADGSRLGLAIAGYGGAGIGFKVTADGAKRTWQNKDKHPQRIGTGVILGNRVIVPNEPYIGCYDLETGKEVWRQQFQGARFWGSIIQLGDRLYVTSQQGTTYVFAADPTAYKEIAQNPLGEASNSTPAVSDGQMFLRTAKHLWCVEQK
- a CDS encoding dienelactone hydrolase family protein; amino-acid sequence: MRWNTSLHRRLLALLPLLAMGASPVLAADPLPPGEADAKARLEKSPRHGEYVDVELAGSKALRSYVVYPEKKEKAPVVIVIHEIYGLSDWIKSVADQLAADGFIAIAPDLITGMGKDGKGTDGFDSRDGVVQAIRGLKPELVVKQLDAVRAYGMKLPASNGKTATVGFCWGGGQSFNYAAAQPELNAAVVYYGTNPPADQVEKVKAPVFGNYGENDARVNATIPAAEEAAKKAGKTYIVKKYTGAGHGFLRQQDGQNGANLKATQEAWPATVAFIRENTEKK